The following are encoded together in the Narcine bancroftii isolate sNarBan1 chromosome 10, sNarBan1.hap1, whole genome shotgun sequence genome:
- the LOC138744505 gene encoding leucine-rich repeat transmembrane neuronal protein 3-like isoform X10 yields MPRMGFGAQLSGRVAVLVMAPTFLLSTLSTAERACPNNCRCHGKIVYCESLSLQEIPPNISPGSLGLSLRYNSLQTLEHNQFVGLNQLTWLYLDHNYIGLIHEHAFNGIRRLKELILSSNKITGLFNNTFRPVTNLRNLDLSYNQLQSLQPEQFRGLRKLQSLHLRSNNLRTVPVRIFQDCRNLEFLDMGYNRIRSLARNAFAGLGRLVELHLEHNQFSKVNLAHFPRLVTLRILYLQWNKISVVIQGMSWTWSSLEKLDLSGNEIQAIGPNVFQCVPNLNTLHLDSNKLTTIGQEILESWISLSAVSLSGNIWECNRNICSLVNWLKLFRGRRENTMICAGPKQLQGEQVMEAVENSNICIQTQRITTHRMPSPPKLQAKPTFKARLPKANPQGEGQAPAITATPPPSSEPEDIEPISFHKIIAGSVALFLSVLVILLVIYVSWKRYPASMKQLQQRSLGRRRRQKRQSLRQMVPTTQEYYVDYKPAPAEATEMLMNGTGSCRLNKSGSRECETTQNLETE; encoded by the exons ATGCCAAGGATGG GTTTCGGGGCACAACTAAGTGGCCGGGTCGCTGTGCTGGTGATGGCACCTACCTTCTTGTTGAGTACGCTCTCCACCGCGGAGCGAGCGTGTCCCAACAATTGTAGGTGTCACGGCAAGATAGTGTACTGCGAGTCACTCAGTCTGCAGGAGATCCCTCCCAATATCTCGCCGGGCTCGCTGGGGCTGTCACTCCGCTACAACAGCCTGCAGACGCTGGAGCACAATCAGTTTGTGGGGCTCAACCAACTGACCtggctgtacctggaccacaatTACATCGGCCTGATCCACGAGCACGCCTTCAACGGGATCCGCAGGCTTAAGGAGTTGATTCTGAGCTCCAACAAGATCACCGGCCTGTTCAACAACACCTTCCGCCCGGTCACCAACCTGCGCAACCTGGACCTCTCCTACAACCAGCTGCAGTCGCTGCAACCCGAGCAGTTCCGGGGCCTTCGCAAACTTCAGAGTTTGCACCTCAGGTCCAACAACCTGAGGACCGTCCCGGTTCGGATCTTCCAGGACTGCCGAAACTTGGAGTTCCTGGACATGGGCTACAACCGCATCCGGAGCCTCGCCCGCAACGCGTTCGCCGGCCTGGGGAGGCTGGTGGAGTTGCACTTGGAACACAACCAGTTCTCCAAGGTCAACCTCGCTCACTTCCCACGCTTGGTCACCTTGCGTATCCTCTACCTGCAGTGGAATAAAATCAGCGTGGTCATCCAGGGCATGTCGTGGACATGGAGTTCCCTGGAGAAACTAGACCTGTCCGGCAACGAGATCCAAGCCATTGGACCCAACGTGTTCCAGTGCGTGCCGAACCTGAACACGCTCCACCTGGATTCCAATAAGCTGACCACCATCGGCCAGGAGATCCTAGAATCCTGGATATCTCTCAGCGCTGTCAGTCTCTCGGGGAACATCTGGGAATGCAATAGGAACATCTGCTCCCTGGTGAATTGGCTGAAACTGttcagagggaggagggagaatacAATGATCTGTGCGGGGCCAAAGCAACTTCAGGGGGAACAAGTGATGGAAGCAGTCGAAAACTCCAATATTTGCATTCAAACTCAAAGAATTACCACTCACAGGATGCCCAGCCCTCCCAAACTTCAAGCCAAACCGACGTTTAAAGCAAGGCTTCCCAAGGCGAACCCCCAAGGCGAAGGCCAGGCCCCAGCCATCACGGCCACGCCACCACCCAGCAGCGAGCCCGAGGATATCGAGCCCATCTCCTTCCACAAGATCATTGCGGGCAGCGTGGCCCTCTTCCTCTCCGTGCTGGTCATCCTCCTCGTTATCTATGTGTCCTGGAAGCGGTACCCTGCCAGCATGAAGCAGCTGCAACAGCGCTCGCTGGGACGAAGGCGCCGCCAAAAAAGGCAGTCTCTCCGGCAAATGGTGCCCACCACCCAGGAATATTACGTGGACTATAAGCCTGCACCCGCCGAGGCCACCGAGATGCTGATGAATGGAACAGGCTCTTGCCGCTTGAACAAATCGGGCTCCAGGGAATGCGAG
- the LOC138744505 gene encoding leucine-rich repeat transmembrane neuronal protein 3-like isoform X8, giving the protein MPRMGFGAQLSGRVAVLVMAPTFLLSTLSTAERACPNNCRCHGKIVYCESLSLQEIPPNISPGSLGLSLRYNSLQTLEHNQFVGLNQLTWLYLDHNYIGLIHEHAFNGIRRLKELILSSNKITGLFNNTFRPVTNLRNLDLSYNQLQSLQPEQFRGLRKLQSLHLRSNNLRTVPVRIFQDCRNLEFLDMGYNRIRSLARNAFAGLGRLVELHLEHNQFSKVNLAHFPRLVTLRILYLQWNKISVVIQGMSWTWSSLEKLDLSGNEIQAIGPNVFQCVPNLNTLHLDSNKLTTIGQEILESWISLSAVSLSGNIWECNRNICSLVNWLKLFRGRRENTMICAGPKQLQGEQVMEAVENSNICIQTQRITTHRMPSPPKLQAKPTFKARLPKANPQGEGQAPAITATPPPSSEPEDIEPISFHKIIAGSVALFLSVLVILLVIYVSWKRYPASMKQLQQRSLGRRRRQKRQSLRQMVPTTQEYYVDYKPAPAEATEMLMNGTGSCRLNKSGSRECESINFGYSLS; this is encoded by the exons ATGCCAAGGATGG GTTTCGGGGCACAACTAAGTGGCCGGGTCGCTGTGCTGGTGATGGCACCTACCTTCTTGTTGAGTACGCTCTCCACCGCGGAGCGAGCGTGTCCCAACAATTGTAGGTGTCACGGCAAGATAGTGTACTGCGAGTCACTCAGTCTGCAGGAGATCCCTCCCAATATCTCGCCGGGCTCGCTGGGGCTGTCACTCCGCTACAACAGCCTGCAGACGCTGGAGCACAATCAGTTTGTGGGGCTCAACCAACTGACCtggctgtacctggaccacaatTACATCGGCCTGATCCACGAGCACGCCTTCAACGGGATCCGCAGGCTTAAGGAGTTGATTCTGAGCTCCAACAAGATCACCGGCCTGTTCAACAACACCTTCCGCCCGGTCACCAACCTGCGCAACCTGGACCTCTCCTACAACCAGCTGCAGTCGCTGCAACCCGAGCAGTTCCGGGGCCTTCGCAAACTTCAGAGTTTGCACCTCAGGTCCAACAACCTGAGGACCGTCCCGGTTCGGATCTTCCAGGACTGCCGAAACTTGGAGTTCCTGGACATGGGCTACAACCGCATCCGGAGCCTCGCCCGCAACGCGTTCGCCGGCCTGGGGAGGCTGGTGGAGTTGCACTTGGAACACAACCAGTTCTCCAAGGTCAACCTCGCTCACTTCCCACGCTTGGTCACCTTGCGTATCCTCTACCTGCAGTGGAATAAAATCAGCGTGGTCATCCAGGGCATGTCGTGGACATGGAGTTCCCTGGAGAAACTAGACCTGTCCGGCAACGAGATCCAAGCCATTGGACCCAACGTGTTCCAGTGCGTGCCGAACCTGAACACGCTCCACCTGGATTCCAATAAGCTGACCACCATCGGCCAGGAGATCCTAGAATCCTGGATATCTCTCAGCGCTGTCAGTCTCTCGGGGAACATCTGGGAATGCAATAGGAACATCTGCTCCCTGGTGAATTGGCTGAAACTGttcagagggaggagggagaatacAATGATCTGTGCGGGGCCAAAGCAACTTCAGGGGGAACAAGTGATGGAAGCAGTCGAAAACTCCAATATTTGCATTCAAACTCAAAGAATTACCACTCACAGGATGCCCAGCCCTCCCAAACTTCAAGCCAAACCGACGTTTAAAGCAAGGCTTCCCAAGGCGAACCCCCAAGGCGAAGGCCAGGCCCCAGCCATCACGGCCACGCCACCACCCAGCAGCGAGCCCGAGGATATCGAGCCCATCTCCTTCCACAAGATCATTGCGGGCAGCGTGGCCCTCTTCCTCTCCGTGCTGGTCATCCTCCTCGTTATCTATGTGTCCTGGAAGCGGTACCCTGCCAGCATGAAGCAGCTGCAACAGCGCTCGCTGGGACGAAGGCGCCGCCAAAAAAGGCAGTCTCTCCGGCAAATGGTGCCCACCACCCAGGAATATTACGTGGACTATAAGCCTGCACCCGCCGAGGCCACCGAGATGCTGATGAATGGAACAGGCTCTTGCCGCTTGAACAAATCGGGCTCCAGGGAATGCGAG
- the LOC138744505 gene encoding leucine-rich repeat transmembrane neuronal protein 3-like isoform X9, whose amino-acid sequence MPRMGFGAQLSGRVAVLVMAPTFLLSTLSTAERACPNNCRCHGKIVYCESLSLQEIPPNISPGSLGLSLRYNSLQTLEHNQFVGLNQLTWLYLDHNYIGLIHEHAFNGIRRLKELILSSNKITGLFNNTFRPVTNLRNLDLSYNQLQSLQPEQFRGLRKLQSLHLRSNNLRTVPVRIFQDCRNLEFLDMGYNRIRSLARNAFAGLGRLVELHLEHNQFSKVNLAHFPRLVTLRILYLQWNKISVVIQGMSWTWSSLEKLDLSGNEIQAIGPNVFQCVPNLNTLHLDSNKLTTIGQEILESWISLSAVSLSGNIWECNRNICSLVNWLKLFRGRRENTMICAGPKQLQGEQVMEAVENSNICIQTQRITTHRMPSPPKLQAKPTFKARLPKANPQGEGQAPAITATPPPSSEPEDIEPISFHKIIAGSVALFLSVLVILLVIYVSWKRYPASMKQLQQRSLGRRRRQKRQSLRQMVPTTQEYYVDYKPAPAEATEMLMNGTGSCRLNKSGSRECEGQVWETAFD is encoded by the exons ATGCCAAGGATGG GTTTCGGGGCACAACTAAGTGGCCGGGTCGCTGTGCTGGTGATGGCACCTACCTTCTTGTTGAGTACGCTCTCCACCGCGGAGCGAGCGTGTCCCAACAATTGTAGGTGTCACGGCAAGATAGTGTACTGCGAGTCACTCAGTCTGCAGGAGATCCCTCCCAATATCTCGCCGGGCTCGCTGGGGCTGTCACTCCGCTACAACAGCCTGCAGACGCTGGAGCACAATCAGTTTGTGGGGCTCAACCAACTGACCtggctgtacctggaccacaatTACATCGGCCTGATCCACGAGCACGCCTTCAACGGGATCCGCAGGCTTAAGGAGTTGATTCTGAGCTCCAACAAGATCACCGGCCTGTTCAACAACACCTTCCGCCCGGTCACCAACCTGCGCAACCTGGACCTCTCCTACAACCAGCTGCAGTCGCTGCAACCCGAGCAGTTCCGGGGCCTTCGCAAACTTCAGAGTTTGCACCTCAGGTCCAACAACCTGAGGACCGTCCCGGTTCGGATCTTCCAGGACTGCCGAAACTTGGAGTTCCTGGACATGGGCTACAACCGCATCCGGAGCCTCGCCCGCAACGCGTTCGCCGGCCTGGGGAGGCTGGTGGAGTTGCACTTGGAACACAACCAGTTCTCCAAGGTCAACCTCGCTCACTTCCCACGCTTGGTCACCTTGCGTATCCTCTACCTGCAGTGGAATAAAATCAGCGTGGTCATCCAGGGCATGTCGTGGACATGGAGTTCCCTGGAGAAACTAGACCTGTCCGGCAACGAGATCCAAGCCATTGGACCCAACGTGTTCCAGTGCGTGCCGAACCTGAACACGCTCCACCTGGATTCCAATAAGCTGACCACCATCGGCCAGGAGATCCTAGAATCCTGGATATCTCTCAGCGCTGTCAGTCTCTCGGGGAACATCTGGGAATGCAATAGGAACATCTGCTCCCTGGTGAATTGGCTGAAACTGttcagagggaggagggagaatacAATGATCTGTGCGGGGCCAAAGCAACTTCAGGGGGAACAAGTGATGGAAGCAGTCGAAAACTCCAATATTTGCATTCAAACTCAAAGAATTACCACTCACAGGATGCCCAGCCCTCCCAAACTTCAAGCCAAACCGACGTTTAAAGCAAGGCTTCCCAAGGCGAACCCCCAAGGCGAAGGCCAGGCCCCAGCCATCACGGCCACGCCACCACCCAGCAGCGAGCCCGAGGATATCGAGCCCATCTCCTTCCACAAGATCATTGCGGGCAGCGTGGCCCTCTTCCTCTCCGTGCTGGTCATCCTCCTCGTTATCTATGTGTCCTGGAAGCGGTACCCTGCCAGCATGAAGCAGCTGCAACAGCGCTCGCTGGGACGAAGGCGCCGCCAAAAAAGGCAGTCTCTCCGGCAAATGGTGCCCACCACCCAGGAATATTACGTGGACTATAAGCCTGCACCCGCCGAGGCCACCGAGATGCTGATGAATGGAACAGGCTCTTGCCGCTTGAACAAATCGGGCTCCAGGGAATGCGAG
- the LOC138744505 gene encoding leucine-rich repeat transmembrane neuronal protein 3-like isoform X4, protein MPRMGFGAQLSGRVAVLVMAPTFLLSTLSTAERACPNNCRCHGKIVYCESLSLQEIPPNISPGSLGLSLRYNSLQTLEHNQFVGLNQLTWLYLDHNYIGLIHEHAFNGIRRLKELILSSNKITGLFNNTFRPVTNLRNLDLSYNQLQSLQPEQFRGLRKLQSLHLRSNNLRTVPVRIFQDCRNLEFLDMGYNRIRSLARNAFAGLGRLVELHLEHNQFSKVNLAHFPRLVTLRILYLQWNKISVVIQGMSWTWSSLEKLDLSGNEIQAIGPNVFQCVPNLNTLHLDSNKLTTIGQEILESWISLSAVSLSGNIWECNRNICSLVNWLKLFRGRRENTMICAGPKQLQGEQVMEAVENSNICIQTQRITTHRMPSPPKLQAKPTFKARLPKANPQGEGQAPAITATPPPSSEPEDIEPISFHKIIAGSVALFLSVLVILLVIYVSWKRYPASMKQLQQRSLGRRRRQKRQSLRQMVPTTQEYYVDYKPAPAEATEMLMNGTGSCRLNKSGSRECEAVGQCQECITRRHSKGTHANPHCCRPF, encoded by the exons ATGCCAAGGATGG GTTTCGGGGCACAACTAAGTGGCCGGGTCGCTGTGCTGGTGATGGCACCTACCTTCTTGTTGAGTACGCTCTCCACCGCGGAGCGAGCGTGTCCCAACAATTGTAGGTGTCACGGCAAGATAGTGTACTGCGAGTCACTCAGTCTGCAGGAGATCCCTCCCAATATCTCGCCGGGCTCGCTGGGGCTGTCACTCCGCTACAACAGCCTGCAGACGCTGGAGCACAATCAGTTTGTGGGGCTCAACCAACTGACCtggctgtacctggaccacaatTACATCGGCCTGATCCACGAGCACGCCTTCAACGGGATCCGCAGGCTTAAGGAGTTGATTCTGAGCTCCAACAAGATCACCGGCCTGTTCAACAACACCTTCCGCCCGGTCACCAACCTGCGCAACCTGGACCTCTCCTACAACCAGCTGCAGTCGCTGCAACCCGAGCAGTTCCGGGGCCTTCGCAAACTTCAGAGTTTGCACCTCAGGTCCAACAACCTGAGGACCGTCCCGGTTCGGATCTTCCAGGACTGCCGAAACTTGGAGTTCCTGGACATGGGCTACAACCGCATCCGGAGCCTCGCCCGCAACGCGTTCGCCGGCCTGGGGAGGCTGGTGGAGTTGCACTTGGAACACAACCAGTTCTCCAAGGTCAACCTCGCTCACTTCCCACGCTTGGTCACCTTGCGTATCCTCTACCTGCAGTGGAATAAAATCAGCGTGGTCATCCAGGGCATGTCGTGGACATGGAGTTCCCTGGAGAAACTAGACCTGTCCGGCAACGAGATCCAAGCCATTGGACCCAACGTGTTCCAGTGCGTGCCGAACCTGAACACGCTCCACCTGGATTCCAATAAGCTGACCACCATCGGCCAGGAGATCCTAGAATCCTGGATATCTCTCAGCGCTGTCAGTCTCTCGGGGAACATCTGGGAATGCAATAGGAACATCTGCTCCCTGGTGAATTGGCTGAAACTGttcagagggaggagggagaatacAATGATCTGTGCGGGGCCAAAGCAACTTCAGGGGGAACAAGTGATGGAAGCAGTCGAAAACTCCAATATTTGCATTCAAACTCAAAGAATTACCACTCACAGGATGCCCAGCCCTCCCAAACTTCAAGCCAAACCGACGTTTAAAGCAAGGCTTCCCAAGGCGAACCCCCAAGGCGAAGGCCAGGCCCCAGCCATCACGGCCACGCCACCACCCAGCAGCGAGCCCGAGGATATCGAGCCCATCTCCTTCCACAAGATCATTGCGGGCAGCGTGGCCCTCTTCCTCTCCGTGCTGGTCATCCTCCTCGTTATCTATGTGTCCTGGAAGCGGTACCCTGCCAGCATGAAGCAGCTGCAACAGCGCTCGCTGGGACGAAGGCGCCGCCAAAAAAGGCAGTCTCTCCGGCAAATGGTGCCCACCACCCAGGAATATTACGTGGACTATAAGCCTGCACCCGCCGAGGCCACCGAGATGCTGATGAATGGAACAGGCTCTTGCCGCTTGAACAAATCGGGCTCCAGGGAATGCGAG